The window CTCTCCGGTCCCGGAAGTTTTCAATGCTTTAAGAGGAACCAATATAGAACTTCTAGTTGATGTTGCCAATGAAGACATTCAGGCCCTTGCAACCAATCCTTCGGCAGCTGCAAATTGGGTTCAGAACAACATACAAAGCTACTCACCAGATGTGAAATTCGGATACATAGCCGTTGGAAATGAAGTACCATTAAGTTCTAGCATTGCTCAATATGTTGGTCCAGCCATGGGAAATATACAAAATGCATTAGCATCGGCAGGTCTTCAGGACCAAATCAAGGTTTCAACATCAATATCTGCAGGTCTGCTAGGGATTTCTTATCCTCCCTCACAAGGCTCATTCTCGAACGAGGCTAGACCATTCATTACACCTATAATTAATCTCCTAGTCCAAAATAATGCACCATTGCTAGTCAATGTGTACCCCTATTTCAGCTATATTGGTGATGAAGCCAACATTTCACTCGATTATGCATCATTCACCTCACAAGGAACAGTTGTTCAAGACGGTTCGTTTGGATATCAAAACATTTTTGATGCAGTTTTGGATGCTCATTATTCAGCTCTAGAAAAAGAAGGTGGTTCTAATGTCGAGATTGTTGTATCAGAAACTGGCTGGCCATCTGATGGGAACCCTCCTGCTGCATCATCTGAAAATGCTGGCACTTACTATAGGAATGTTATTAGCCATGTTAATAGTGGACAAGGCACTCCAAGAAGGCCAGGAAGAGGTATAGAAACTTATTTGTTTGCCATGTTTGATGAAAACGGGAAGTCTGGAGCAGAGACAGAAAAACATTTTGGCCTCTTTTTTCCAAATCAGCAGTCTAAGTATGGAATTAGTTTCAATTAATTCACCTGTCAAACACGTATTAGAATAAATATAATTTGAAGGTTTTTTCCCTGTATTTATCATGCTTAGTATGTAATAGTTCATGACAAAATTGAGCAAAGAGGACAAAAGTTCTATAGCAATAAAAGCTGCATGAGATGCTTTCTTTATTGTAATGAGGATACAATTTATTAAACAAATGACAGTTTATCTCTAAAGCatggaataaaaaataaatttatatctATATACTCTTATACAAGACATTCTTCTACTTACAGAATAATAATTGCTTCAGGTGCGTACCTTTCTCGTCTGCAGTAGGACTTAATTATCCAAAGGGTTAATTTCTCATATCTCCTATGAGGTTTTGACAATTGCAAAAAGCACTCCTCAAGTtctaaaaattacacctacctcctctattttcactatttaagtaacatTCTAAACCAAAAAGGCTAtacttttctcaaaatttctataatgcccttgagttataattcacaacaaaaatgtaaaggaaaaaaaatggcatTGTTGATAGTGTTTTTCAATGAATTGACAATTAATGAAGGGcattattgttttttttatcACACCAAGGGAGGTCTCTGTAATTATGTAAACCTCAAAAAAGTCGAGTGAAATTGTCGAAAACCTCTGGAGAGGTtcctgaaattatcccttattcaAATTGGTAATCATGCATTCCAATTTGGACATCTAATATGACCTGCAATCGGGGCAAAATTTTTCCACCTGTTATGAGAGGCAAGAGACAACAACTTTGCCCAAGGAATACTTCAAGGAAAAACGTGACCTAAACTTGATTACAAAACCAAAGTAATAAACAATAGTACTTCTCAACTATATATCTATGAGTGTGCTAGTTGATGGTTTTCCAATCCTTAGctttttttcaattatcttttatACGGAAGTAAATTCTACATAAATTCAGATTAATCTAACTAGATTGAGTGATTGGGTACGTCCTTTGACTTCCACTCCCACATGGTGTTTATTAAGGTAGCATAATCTTCTGGATTGGCCAAAAAATCCTCATGCAGTCCTATTATATCATTTTCCTTAGTACAGGAGTATGTTAGTACGGTTGCCTTTTGgggataaaaatgaaaaaaagcaaaacatatagttcaaataaatgaaatacgCATGATAAGTTTATAATGGAGTTGAATGATTGATTTGATTTTGTAGTTGATTGATCAACGTTTCTACACTAAGAAGGAGATGAGCAATTGACTTGAAATTCTTATAGTCGAAGTGATCAaaacctatgttttcagaaccggaccggatatcgactcggtcgaggtcaggggtcaggggtcaatgggttcgaccgggggtcgataggggtcgaaccggatgacgtcataaataaaaattatttaaaaattaaattattgtatataaaatatccaataacatattgatattaataaaggtatattcatatatatttgacgtttcaaatatatttaacaagaaaatacaaagaaattagaacaatcaagtaacaatttatattatttaataaacattaacaagtttacaattaaaattatggatttaattgaaaaataacatcaaattttaggacaatatttataaagtatgaaatatttgaggtatattaataagTTTTCACAATTTAGGgggccaaaacataatattaaaaaaatttgaactttttCTACAAAAGCTCCTGTTGGACCGGTTTTTCCGGTTTTgtaccggtcaaacccggtttttgaccggaGTTGACCGGATCTTGAATCTCCCGGTTCTGATGATcaactcggaccggacacttGACCGGTTCCcagttcaaccggtcggaccgaccggtccggtccgagtttgaaaacacaGATCAAAACTCCTTTGAAATAGTATATAGTATTACTATAGGTACTTTGACTTTTGGGTTCAAATACTTGATTGTCACATTGAGGTAGAAAACATATGCTTGCTGGAGTAGGAATAGGAAAAGAGTAGAGTAGGAATAGGAGTAGAGTAGACgtaaaatattataaatattaaatgttataaatactataaatgaaaaaaaaaaagaacggtTAAATATTATAAATGTTAGGCTTAACTACATTAAACCACAATGTCATTAGGTGTTTGTTGAACTTGCCCCTTAAATTCTTTGTATCTGCATTTTTCCCCCATAACTAAAAGTTAGAGTTCATAGTTAGCATTTCATCTACAAAGATGACACTGACACTCCTATGCCCTTAAACAATAAGTTGCCTTGATTTACTTGcctttcttctttgtttcttctttcattttcttttctttttttaatgcactATTTGATCTGTCACCGTTATTTTCGATCTGCTTTAAGTGTTCGTATGGTTAGTTTTTTAAGATTAGTTGTTGGCGCTTAAAATAACAAATAAGAAAGCCAACTAATTCcataaagtgtcaaaataatCACAAGTTTTATTATATACGTGTGACTATGTGTGTCGGCATGGTGATCAAAACCCAGAATGccagaaaagaagagaagacgagctaagggggaaaaaaaaccaAAAGGAAATGTGGTACACATAATATTCAAGAATTAGTTAATCTTGACacttaatatacaagttcttgAAAGTTATTATATCATATGAAAAAACAAACCTTAAGCTTGACCATCTTTTCTAAGGGCTAATTTGTTGAAAAGAAGTCTTGTGGGGGAAACACTACAACAATCACCTAAGTACAATAGGGGTTTAGTGTGATTAAACCAAAATGTTATAATGCTTAGAGTCACAAGGTCATAAATAGAACAGCCTGCAGGAAATAATGTGGGATACTATTTTTACTCATGAATCTAATAATTTCTTTCTCCATAAGTAGCCTTCACATTGAATTCAAGTTCACAAAATTTTCACCAAACCTACTCTAATACTAGGGCCGACCCACATTAACACCTTAACACCTTAAAACTTGTGAATTACTTTGATATTTTATTGAATTAGTTGGCTTCTTACTTGTTACGGACAAATTTAGACCAAAAGTAATATAAATTATACTAACTAGTTTCAACTGGACAAAACTCATCttatcatgcattttcatagaCACCAATTCCCAAGTTCGATGAATAAGATCCTGTATCAATAACGGAATCACAGCAAAGACcaagttaaggaaaataaatctgTTTCTTATTCCATACTCTTGGTCATATGTGACGggatttttatatcaatgcaagtttaaatccGATTTTATACCCATTGACTGTAAGTATACAGGCCAAAATCGTAATGTAGggtatgtatcgggtcgatcccacgagaagcaaattaaacaagtactagacccttatttttctctattatttagacttacaataaaTCTGAGCAAGAAAATTATAATGCTATTGTCTACAAATCTGGTTTAATCAATGTTAAATGCAAACGGAGAAATTTCACTAAAGATTGAATCTAGGGATGTAggttccacttatggcataaacaacacaaatgaatagatttacatcttgttatttttcttgtttaatgagggattcatttccaatattaccaaatctcattttcatgatgaaatggcctagagcaatatagttttccctattttcatggtgaaatactagttctactctattttctttcatgaaatactagaaaatccacttaagtgtatctctattttcatgaacatacaacttaagctctactcatgtgtttcaaTTGTTACTAtcaattctcattgaacaataacagctataaacatgctattggtgatcaagcaataaCAAGTAATTATTACATGCAcaaatagacaagttaatacaagatataacaagtgtaaatcacattcaattcatatcatTTAGCCAtcagtttcatctactccctagataaagacgTTTAGCTACTTATGAATGATTTAataatcaaactcacaagtttattaatgcaaaacatcataaggtacaagtacaagaaagataaaagaaagctgaACCAATTGATGGTGAAGCCCTCCAATTTCTGCTATGTTCTTGTATAagatgattacaagtgaaaactccaaatgcttctccaagaactcctagctagagagaaactagctacaagaagaaaaactagctacgtatgatCCTCCTTGCTTCTCCATTGTCTCTCggcataaaaggtggtagaaaagCACTTTTTTCCCTTCATGATTCTAAcaactcagattttgtaaagaaagtcaaaagaaatttgttttgacttgttaataactcattttgtcttcccttttattgcagaagcatgtgccaccgaattCACTCACTTAAGATAGCTGGAAAATTGTgtgaaaagtgagaaaaaacgGCTGTGCTACTTGATGAAGAGAGAGGcagatccgagcctcggatcTGAGGGGTGAAGATCGATCCGAGCCTCGGATCTGAGGGGTGAAGATCGATCCGAGGACTTTCTCTGAtgaatccgagctcggatcgtttGTCCTAGGATACATTCCTCcggaagtacagacgagggctcGGATCGCCCTTTACTCACACGGATCCAGGCTGGATCTGAGCTCGGATCGTTTGTCCTAGGATACACTACTCTGGAAGTACAAACGAGGGCTCAGATCGCCCTTTACTCacatggatccgagctcggatccgtgctgGTCATattccagtttttcacttctttttctttttcttcgttTTTGCTCCTAATTTCTTGTGTATTTTATCCTCTGGACaatcttttcatttctttcatctcgtgcatgaatttcatacatcaatatccttcacaatttcacaaaattaacgcattaatccactcatttatcaagttttgaacaattaaacaatatttaagcaattatcaccaaaagtgttcaaatatggctttaatcttctcaaaacataccaaaagttcatgccaaacttgtacaaaatatacgttaaatattcatttatcaaATTCTCCCACACTTGAATCAATACTTGTTCTCAAGCAATTTCACATATAACTTACCACAATGATCCAAGAGATAAAACAATATATatacttttgtcaaatttaattcttCAAAACCTAGAAACCAATCATTGTGCCATTTCTCatattacactaaatactcataatattccattaaataaaaataattatgccttaatttcaacaaattcaacTCAATCTCTCATTCTATCCTAATTCTACAAATAAGTAAATTACATAGTCAATTCTATGGCCTTCCTCATCCCATGACCATCAAAACTTAACAGttgagagggatttattcacacttcattttacttaaatagtgaaaatgcctttttacgcgaaaatcaatacttttagatgaaaattcccgattactcaacatttcacttattcaaagTGCTAAACATACTCTTAATTTAAGTACCTTTTTACACGAATGCCGATATTTgtaaatgccaacccccggttactcggtacatgAATTATTGAAgtagaaataacaataataattttttttattttttttgagttaattttcttttccctctaagcataattaaaggaaaaatCTGGCCTTGtcttgactatatcaatcacttacttataaaattacgtaaaaatgagaaatattattaaacatgcaaaattctaagcataatttttcttatttaaccgaatatactttctaaaatgtaaaaattctaattgcacaATGACTAAtttcaagtcaaataaggactaaacttccccaaaatacatataacattttatccaatggaagaattagacacttaaaattgaacattttggccattaacttgaaatattggaaaatattttagaaaaattttgacagagtttcctcATAAATATGGATAAAACTCCCTACCAACAAcctcaatttcaagaaaattaacctcaaaacaatatttccaaatataattccaatATTTTTTAAGCCATAGACAactcaaatcatgcattttaagATACAATCATCCATAAGATAAATTaatccctcccccacacttaaaattcTCAATGTCCTCATTGAGAGGAAGATAAAAGAAACTAGTACTCCCCTCAATAGAAGTGGTGATGCAATTTGAAGCCATTAATCCTTTCGATCATCCAAATTCTGtccaaaataaaacaaaaggtaTAAAGAAACATAAGTAGCACAAGATGATCCAAAGGAAAACTAGAAAGTTTAACTTAacacaataaaagaaaaataaagaaacaaaagatcCAATCAGCTAAGGATCTTCATGACTGCTCGGAACGAGGGTCTACGGCCTCCTCAGCTCCATAAGGACTATGTGATGTACCAATATACTCCTCCTCATGGTGAGGCGCCGGAGTAGGTGACCGGCGGATGTGGAAATGATCCTCGATCGCACGAAGACGGCGATCATGCCTGTCGAGTCGCTCTTTCATTATTCGCTCCGTCTGGTCAATGCGCTCCACGACCCGTGTCTCCATACAGCAGATGGCATTGAGGAGCTCTTGCCACTTGGATCGCGGCGGAGGTGGTGGTCGTGGAATaggaggaggaagagtctgCTGTGCCTCTCTCTCTTCAGCTTCCTGTTGTGGTTCAGTGTGAGGTGGAGGCTGAGCTGATGTTGAAGCTTCTCTAATGTCTCGAACCAGAGCTGCTCCAAAATCCGTAGGGATACTCAAAGATTTGAGTATCGAGGCACTGACCTCCTCGATAGCCCTAGTGATAGTGGCTAGCTCGGTTCCAAGAGGAACCTTGAGCTTCTCAAACAAAAGGGAGAGAAGGTGAGGAAACCCAAAATAGGTTTCGCCGGCTCTCATGCGAACTGTGATCCGCATGTAACTGATGATGGTGCTGGGCAGAGGTATTCCAGTCAGCTGCCAACCTACTCCGTTTATC is drawn from Coffea arabica cultivar ET-39 chromosome 1c, Coffea Arabica ET-39 HiFi, whole genome shotgun sequence and contains these coding sequences:
- the LOC113724060 gene encoding glucan endo-1,3-beta-glucosidase-like, giving the protein MRIYSPVPEVFNALRGTNIELLVDVANEDIQALATNPSAAANWVQNNIQSYSPDVKFGYIAVGNEVPLSSSIAQYVGPAMGNIQNALASAGLQDQIKVSTSISAGLLGISYPPSQGSFSNEARPFITPIINLLVQNNAPLLVNVYPYFSYIGDEANISLDYASFTSQGTVVQDGSFGYQNIFDAVLDAHYSALEKEGGSNVEIVVSETGWPSDGNPPAASSENAGTYYRNVISHVNSGQGTPRRPGRGIETYLFAMFDENGKSGAETEKHFGLFFPNQQSKYGISFN